In Methanococcoides sp. LMO-2, a single window of DNA contains:
- a CDS encoding L-threonylcarbamoyladenylate synthase encodes MKRRTLAFKSGDKDFEAGLKQAADIIREGGTVAFPTETVYGLGADALNADAVLKIFKAKGRPADNPLIVHIESKEQCSELAEEISADALKLMDKFWPGPLTLILKAKNIVPDITTGGLDTVGLRMPENPVALELIRRSERAIAAPSANTSGSPSPTTARHVIQDLDGKIDAILDGGAAEIGLESTVVDMTGEVPTILRPGHVTAEDIKKCIGKVRVGYKDRTLEEGEIARSPGMKYTHYSPKTKVILIEGDAEDVRKTIASIVSECHREGERVGLFVTDETAESVKADETYSLGKRNVPSQAARSIFMGLRHLDTTNIDLIVVDGTLNKEGIGAAVFNRLRKAADRIINA; translated from the coding sequence GGACATTGGCCTTTAAAAGTGGTGATAAGGACTTTGAGGCAGGACTTAAACAGGCTGCTGATATCATCAGGGAAGGAGGAACAGTTGCCTTCCCTACAGAGACCGTGTATGGCCTTGGTGCCGATGCACTGAACGCCGACGCAGTACTAAAAATATTCAAAGCAAAGGGAAGACCGGCTGACAATCCACTGATCGTCCATATTGAGAGCAAGGAGCAGTGCTCCGAGCTTGCAGAAGAGATATCGGCAGATGCTCTCAAGCTTATGGATAAATTCTGGCCGGGCCCACTAACACTTATTCTAAAAGCAAAGAACATTGTTCCTGATATTACTACCGGCGGGCTTGATACGGTGGGCCTGAGAATGCCGGAAAACCCGGTAGCTCTTGAGCTTATCAGAAGATCGGAGCGAGCGATCGCCGCACCCAGTGCCAACACATCCGGAAGCCCCAGTCCGACAACTGCCCGGCATGTAATTCAGGACCTTGACGGTAAGATAGATGCCATCCTTGACGGCGGAGCGGCAGAGATCGGGCTTGAATCCACCGTTGTTGACATGACAGGGGAAGTACCAACCATATTACGCCCCGGACACGTCACCGCAGAGGACATTAAGAAATGCATTGGCAAAGTGCGTGTCGGATACAAGGACAGGACACTCGAAGAGGGAGAGATTGCACGCTCCCCGGGTATGAAATACACCCATTATTCACCTAAAACGAAGGTCATCCTTATCGAAGGCGATGCCGAAGACGTAAGAAAAACAATAGCAAGCATTGTATCAGAATGCCACAGAGAAGGTGAAAGGGTTGGTCTCTTTGTGACAGATGAAACTGCAGAATCAGTAAAAGCAGATGAAACATACTCCCTTGGGAAAAGGAATGTTCCGTCCCAGGCAGCCCGTAGTATATTTATGGGTCTGCGACATCTTGATACTACAAATATTGATCTCATCGTAGTCGATGGGACCCTGAATAAGGAAGGTATAGGAGCAGCAGTCTTTAATCGTTTGAGGAAAGCAGCTGACAGGATAATCAATGCATAA
- a CDS encoding signal recognition particle protein Srp54, producing the protein MVMDKLGSSLQDALKKLVGAGRIDEKTVNEVVKDIQRALLQADVNVKLVMKMSSHIKERALKEEVPSGMNPREHVIRIVYQELINIVGKSADIPLKPQKIMMIGLQGSGKTTTTSKLSRYFQRKGLKPAVVCADTFRPGAYQQLSTLCTKLNVPFYGEEGNPDAVGIVERGLKELEKNDVLIVDTAGRHSLEADLIDEMEQIHKVAQPDYKLLVLDGAIGQQASEQAKAFNDSVGISGVVISKLDGTAKGGGALSAVSETNSSIAFIGVGETPDDLEKFEPDRFISRLLGMGDIKSLIEKAEETLSEEDIDMEAMMRGRFTLKDMYSQLEAMNKLGPMKQIMQMLPMGGMGVKLSDDAYKVTEDKMKGYRILMDSMTEEELLNPRMIGSSRIKRISMGSGTNPDDVRELLKYHKMMQNAMKGLRGGKFNMQKMMKKFGM; encoded by the coding sequence ATGGTAATGGACAAACTCGGCAGCTCCCTGCAGGACGCACTGAAAAAACTGGTTGGCGCCGGCCGTATAGATGAAAAGACGGTCAATGAGGTTGTAAAAGACATACAGAGGGCATTGCTTCAGGCTGATGTCAATGTCAAGCTTGTAATGAAGATGTCCAGTCACATCAAGGAGCGTGCATTGAAGGAGGAAGTTCCTTCAGGTATGAATCCACGTGAACATGTTATAAGGATCGTCTATCAGGAACTCATTAATATCGTGGGTAAGAGCGCAGATATTCCGCTAAAGCCACAGAAGATCATGATGATCGGTCTGCAGGGCAGCGGTAAGACGACCACCACATCAAAACTTTCCCGTTATTTCCAGAGAAAGGGTCTGAAACCCGCTGTGGTCTGTGCTGATACGTTCCGTCCGGGTGCTTACCAGCAGCTCAGTACTCTCTGTACCAAACTGAACGTACCGTTCTACGGTGAAGAGGGCAATCCCGATGCGGTCGGTATTGTGGAAAGAGGTCTGAAGGAGCTTGAAAAGAACGATGTCCTTATCGTTGATACAGCCGGAAGACACTCTCTTGAAGCTGATCTCATTGATGAGATGGAACAGATCCACAAGGTCGCCCAGCCGGATTATAAATTACTTGTCCTTGACGGTGCTATCGGTCAGCAGGCAAGCGAGCAGGCAAAGGCGTTCAATGATTCCGTTGGCATCTCCGGAGTTGTGATCTCCAAACTTGACGGTACCGCCAAGGGTGGTGGTGCACTGTCCGCAGTTTCCGAGACCAATTCATCAATCGCATTTATTGGTGTGGGTGAGACTCCCGATGATCTCGAGAAGTTCGAGCCTGACAGGTTCATCTCCAGGCTTCTGGGAATGGGTGACATTAAGTCACTTATCGAAAAGGCCGAGGAGACCCTTTCCGAAGAAGACATCGACATGGAAGCCATGATGAGGGGTCGTTTCACACTCAAAGACATGTACTCCCAGCTCGAGGCCATGAACAAGCTTGGTCCTATGAAGCAGATCATGCAGATGCTTCCTATGGGTGGAATGGGCGTGAAGCTTTCCGATGATGCTTACAAGGTCACCGAGGACAAGATGAAGGGGTACAGGATCCTGATGGATTCCATGACCGAGGAAGAACTTCTCAACCCGAGGATGATCGGCAGCTCCAGGATCAAGAGAATATCAATGGGTTCAGGCACCAACCCCGATGATGTGCGTGAACTCCTGAAGTATCATAAGATGATGCAAAATGCCATGAAAGGACTTCGTGGTGGCAAGTTCAACATGCAGAAAATGATGAAAAAGTTTGGAATGTGA
- a CDS encoding Zn-ribbon domain-containing protein: MPHKCTRCEKIFEDGAEVILSGCPNCGWNKFLYVKDMEEQKTDIEEAVAEDLPEMEEKEVIEAEDPADKFIKEIDDIIGIEHQEREVVEEEGERVESVRILGPGSYELNLNSLLERDEIVMAIKQDGTYAVDLSSTFRRKNKKKD, from the coding sequence ATGCCACACAAATGTACCCGATGCGAAAAAATATTTGAAGACGGGGCCGAGGTAATTCTAAGCGGCTGTCCGAACTGTGGCTGGAACAAGTTCCTTTATGTAAAGGATATGGAGGAGCAAAAAACAGACATAGAGGAAGCTGTTGCTGAAGATCTGCCTGAGATGGAAGAGAAGGAAGTGATCGAAGCTGAAGACCCCGCAGACAAGTTCATCAAGGAAATAGATGACATCATCGGTATTGAGCATCAGGAAAGGGAAGTTGTCGAGGAGGAAGGGGAACGAGTAGAATCCGTAAGGATACTTGGCCCGGGGTCCTACGAGCTTAACCTCAACTCACTTCTTGAACGTGACGAGATCGTGATGGCAATAAAACAGGATGGAACATACGCTGTTGATCTTTCATCCACATTCCGCAGGAAAAATAAGAAAAAGGATTGA
- a CDS encoding heparan-alpha-glucosaminide N-acetyltransferase: MTELQERFWEIDLLRGIAIVMMVAFHLAYDLKYFNAYDINLTSGSIFMVGRVSAILFIVLAGISLTLSHSRKWQMKGTGSTGEKVERYEKSEFARYAKRGLRIFFWGMLITGGSYIFLRDGVIVFGILHFIGIGIILAYPFLRFRTANLILALPVIATGLWMQNITFEINWFFWAGLRSSGFHSYDYFPLLPWFGILLIGIFLGNLLYPDYKRAQLLSSIPDISGYLPVKGLCYMGRRSLLIYLLHQPILVLLIYITGIADIGQLSPIS, from the coding sequence ATGACAGAACTTCAGGAACGATTCTGGGAGATCGATCTTCTAAGAGGCATAGCCATCGTCATGATGGTCGCTTTCCATCTGGCGTATGACCTGAAATATTTTAATGCCTATGATATCAACCTGACCTCAGGATCTATTTTCATGGTCGGAAGAGTATCTGCAATACTGTTCATTGTGCTTGCAGGTATTTCACTTACACTGAGCCATTCAAGGAAATGGCAGATGAAAGGCACAGGTAGCACCGGGGAAAAAGTTGAAAGATACGAAAAAAGCGAATTTGCAAGATATGCAAAAAGAGGATTGAGAATATTCTTCTGGGGAATGCTAATAACTGGCGGCAGCTATATTTTTCTCAGGGATGGAGTGATAGTGTTCGGCATACTCCATTTCATAGGAATTGGCATCATCCTTGCATACCCGTTCCTGAGATTCAGGACAGCAAATCTGATACTGGCATTACCTGTGATCGCAACCGGACTGTGGATGCAGAACATTACCTTCGAAATCAACTGGTTTTTCTGGGCAGGTCTCCGGTCTTCAGGATTCCACTCATACGACTACTTCCCGCTCCTCCCCTGGTTTGGCATCCTTCTTATCGGAATATTCCTGGGGAACTTGCTTTACCCGGACTACAAAAGAGCACAACTTCTGTCCAGCATCCCGGATATCTCAGGATACCTGCCTGTTAAAGGGCTTTGTTACATGGGAAGAAGGTCATTACTGATCTACCTGCTTCACCAGCCGATACTGGTGCTATTGATATACATTACAGGAATTGCAGACATCGGGCAGCTATCACCCATCAGTTAA
- the dinB gene encoding DNA polymerase IV, with the protein MCLQGENIRIIFHVDMDSFYSSVEVAADPSLRGLPVVVGSDPMKGEGRGVVSTCSYEARKYGVHSAMAISKAYRLCPNAVYLRVNMPLYKKVSSSIMEALRGYSSKFQQVSVDEAYLDVSDLVSDYDAAAELALKIKEEVHLKEGITCSIGVAPNKSIAKIASDYQKPDGLTVVSPEDVRSFLHPLDVSRISGIGKKTSSILYEMGIRTIGDLATYDVQVLRERFGKFGLVMHQLANGVDERVVVERGDVKSISKEDTFDRDTSDMEYVETVIDTLSENVHGSLLKKKYLFKTITIKVRLEDFTTYTRARTLGAYSSDLTAIKRTAKVLLQEFRGRGKLRLVGVGVTKLEKMDEKQSRLSDFF; encoded by the coding sequence ATGTGCCTGCAAGGTGAGAACATCAGGATAATATTCCATGTGGATATGGACAGCTTCTATTCTTCAGTAGAGGTTGCAGCAGATCCTTCCCTCAGAGGCCTGCCTGTGGTTGTAGGCTCTGATCCGATGAAAGGTGAGGGCAGGGGTGTTGTAAGCACCTGTTCTTATGAGGCACGAAAATATGGTGTACATTCAGCCATGGCCATCTCAAAGGCTTATCGACTCTGTCCCAATGCGGTCTATCTTCGCGTGAACATGCCGCTTTACAAAAAGGTCTCCTCCAGTATTATGGAGGCCCTGAGGGGATATTCTTCTAAGTTCCAGCAGGTAAGTGTGGATGAGGCCTATCTTGATGTTAGCGACCTGGTTTCGGATTATGATGCTGCTGCAGAGCTGGCATTGAAGATCAAGGAGGAAGTCCACTTAAAGGAGGGCATCACATGTTCCATAGGTGTGGCCCCGAACAAGTCCATTGCGAAGATCGCATCAGATTACCAGAAACCTGATGGCCTGACAGTAGTGAGCCCTGAGGATGTTCGAAGTTTTCTCCATCCGCTGGATGTCTCAAGAATATCCGGTATAGGTAAAAAGACCTCATCCATCCTTTACGAGATGGGGATTCGGACCATTGGTGACCTGGCAACCTATGATGTGCAGGTGTTGCGTGAGCGTTTCGGGAAATTCGGTCTTGTGATGCATCAGCTGGCGAACGGTGTCGATGAGCGTGTTGTAGTTGAGAGGGGCGATGTAAAGTCCATCAGCAAGGAGGACACATTTGATCGCGATACTTCCGATATGGAGTATGTGGAAACTGTGATAGACACCCTTTCAGAGAATGTGCATGGCTCCCTTTTGAAAAAGAAGTACCTTTTCAAGACCATTACTATCAAAGTAAGACTTGAGGACTTTACCACATATACAAGGGCAAGGACGCTGGGTGCTTACTCAAGTGATCTCACTGCCATCAAGAGGACGGCAAAGGTGCTGCTTCAGGAGTTCAGGGGCAGGGGCAAGCTCCGGCTGGTTGGTGTTGGTGTCACAAAGCTTGAAAAAATGGATGAGAAGCAGTCCAGACTTTCTGATTTCTTCTGA